Proteins from a genomic interval of Paenibacillus sp. FSL R5-0623:
- a CDS encoding sugar ABC transporter substrate-binding protein, with amino-acid sequence MLKLNKASGKKGIKLLATLLTAVLMITGCSGGSGGSSEGNWVSIEDRYTVDPEKPAWQLDKKEEATDLTWYVNADWWNTDFGKDIVTKKIKEDLNINIKFITGDDTKLNTFFAGGDMPDLLTVFDSNSPVVQKAATWAMPLNDLAEKYDPYFNKVAAADTLNWFQLADGKTYGYPNYSNTQEDYDSGNIPAKTAFIIRKDVYEALGSPVIGTPEEFQSVMKRIKQEFPALIPFGFNSIGEGTGSLGDTLQDFIGVPLETESGEFYDRNLDEDYLTWLKTLNTVYRDGNISDDSFADDGTAFEEKVKSGKYATMLLDGTPQQGGNLQIYMSANPGKEYVAIDGPQSTKGNAPTLNQSGITGWMINFISKDCKDPAKAIQIFTYLLSEEGQTLMNYGIEGETFQTKADGSVELLPAVKDMQLNNADQFKKDYRMGEFMFFGHDRHKALSADAFPEAIKQMQEWGKGKLKPHFILENISPDQGTPEARALSAINTKWNTTLVSMVRSKDDASYDNALASYKSFLGENRWEEIVKVRSEKMKLNKEKLGIQ; translated from the coding sequence ATGTTGAAGTTGAATAAGGCATCAGGCAAAAAAGGAATTAAATTGCTCGCAACACTGCTCACAGCCGTACTTATGATTACAGGTTGCAGTGGTGGATCTGGGGGCTCCAGTGAAGGGAACTGGGTATCCATTGAAGATCGTTATACGGTTGACCCGGAAAAGCCGGCTTGGCAGTTGGATAAAAAGGAAGAGGCTACCGACCTGACCTGGTACGTCAATGCTGACTGGTGGAACACTGATTTTGGCAAGGACATTGTCACCAAGAAAATCAAAGAGGATCTGAACATCAATATTAAATTCATCACGGGTGATGATACCAAGTTAAACACCTTTTTCGCCGGTGGAGATATGCCAGACTTGCTTACAGTATTTGACTCGAATTCTCCTGTGGTACAAAAAGCTGCAACCTGGGCGATGCCGCTGAACGATCTGGCGGAAAAATATGATCCTTACTTCAATAAAGTTGCGGCTGCCGATACATTGAACTGGTTCCAGTTGGCAGATGGTAAAACCTATGGTTACCCGAACTATTCCAATACACAAGAGGATTATGATAGCGGTAACATTCCTGCCAAAACGGCATTTATCATTCGTAAGGATGTGTACGAAGCTTTGGGTAGTCCGGTCATTGGAACGCCAGAAGAATTCCAGAGTGTGATGAAACGAATTAAGCAAGAGTTCCCTGCGCTGATTCCGTTTGGATTCAACTCTATTGGTGAAGGAACAGGTTCACTCGGGGATACGTTGCAAGATTTCATCGGTGTTCCGCTGGAGACTGAATCAGGAGAATTCTATGATCGCAATCTGGATGAAGATTACCTCACGTGGTTGAAAACATTGAACACCGTGTACAGAGACGGCAATATCAGTGATGACAGTTTTGCCGATGATGGAACCGCTTTTGAAGAAAAAGTGAAGTCCGGTAAATATGCAACGATGCTGCTTGACGGTACACCTCAACAAGGAGGAAACTTGCAAATCTACATGAGTGCGAATCCAGGCAAAGAATATGTTGCTATCGATGGACCGCAGAGTACCAAAGGTAATGCGCCAACATTGAATCAATCCGGAATAACCGGGTGGATGATCAATTTCATTTCCAAGGACTGTAAAGATCCGGCCAAGGCCATTCAGATATTCACATACTTGCTGAGTGAAGAGGGACAGACACTTATGAATTACGGGATCGAAGGGGAGACCTTCCAAACCAAAGCCGACGGTAGTGTAGAATTGCTGCCAGCAGTGAAAGACATGCAACTCAATAACGCGGATCAATTCAAAAAGGATTATCGGATGGGTGAGTTTATGTTCTTCGGTCATGACCGCCACAAAGCACTCAGTGCAGATGCATTTCCGGAAGCGATTAAACAGATGCAGGAGTGGGGCAAAGGCAAGCTGAAACCACACTTTATTCTGGAGAATATTAGCCCGGATCAAGGTACACCTGAAGCTCGTGCGTTGTCAGCAATCAATACGAAGTGGAATACAACACTGGTCAGTATGGTACGTTCCAAGGATGATGCCTCGTATGACAATGCACTGGCTTCTTACAAGTCATTTTTAGGTGAGAACCGTTGGGAAGAGATTGTGAAGGTACGCAGTGAAAAGATGAAATTGAACAAAGAGAAACTAGGCATTCAATAA
- a CDS encoding carbohydrate ABC transporter permease — MNGKVAKEDLDSRIFDTLNMILLIICTIVILVPLWNVIISSFSSGKALAEGGFIFWSPEFSLENYRAVFNDQGIWQAFFISVSKTTIGVVTHVFFCAMVGYGLSKKYIRGRKLYVAMGVITMFFSGGMIPTYLLIKSLGLLNSFWVYIIPALFSFYDVVILMNFFRNVPDSLEESAKIDGAGDWHIFLKIFIPLSMPAMATIALFNGVGQWNDFMTTKLYITDQSLYPLQMMLYEIIVQSQTQSMQNVGGSAVIETTTKGVQLATIVITTLPIVLIYPIVQRYFISGMMLGAVKE, encoded by the coding sequence GTGAATGGAAAGGTGGCAAAAGAAGATCTCGATAGTCGGATCTTTGATACCTTAAATATGATTTTGTTAATCATCTGTACGATCGTTATTCTGGTCCCGCTCTGGAATGTCATCATCTCTTCCTTTAGTTCAGGCAAAGCGCTGGCGGAAGGTGGATTCATCTTCTGGTCACCGGAATTCTCGCTGGAGAATTACAGAGCTGTATTCAATGATCAGGGCATCTGGCAGGCCTTCTTCATATCAGTTTCCAAAACAACGATTGGCGTTGTTACACATGTGTTCTTCTGTGCCATGGTTGGATACGGTCTGAGCAAAAAGTACATAAGAGGCCGTAAATTATACGTTGCCATGGGTGTTATTACCATGTTCTTCTCGGGCGGCATGATCCCGACATACCTGTTAATCAAATCACTTGGCCTGCTTAACAGCTTCTGGGTGTACATTATTCCGGCGTTATTCAGCTTCTATGATGTCGTGATTCTGATGAATTTCTTCCGGAATGTACCGGATTCTCTGGAAGAATCGGCCAAGATTGACGGCGCAGGGGATTGGCATATTTTCCTGAAAATCTTCATTCCACTCTCCATGCCTGCCATGGCGACAATTGCGCTATTTAATGGGGTGGGGCAATGGAACGACTTCATGACAACCAAGTTATACATTACCGATCAGTCATTGTATCCACTTCAGATGATGCTGTATGAGATTATCGTTCAGTCCCAGACACAATCCATGCAAAATGTCGGGGGTTCAGCTGTCATTGAAACAACGACCAAAGGTGTGCAGTTGGCCACGATTGTCATTACAACACTCCCTATTGTGCTGATCTATCCCATCGTTCAGAGATACTTTATCTCGGGAATGATGCTCGGAGCAGTCAAGGAATAG
- a CDS encoding glycoside hydrolase family 30 beta sandwich domain-containing protein, translating to MTTFKMYKSTGEEDLFVSLSQEQLKPLDADKETTTIHLDDQLMYQEMDGFGASFTDSSAYLINQILNEEQRDEVMTRLFHPEKGIGLSVIRNPMGASDYARTVYSYNDMPEQQTDPELTQFSIAHDEGDVIPLTQKALALNPELKLFASPWSAPGWMKTSGSMITGQLKAEWYPVYAEYFVKYIQAYAKHGLPIHAITPQNEALYEPGHYPGMLMPAEAQADFIKNHLKPAFVKNNIQTKILCYDHNWDQPDYSLTVLEQAGEEVDGVAWHWYGGDASAQTKVYEAFAGKEVHFTEGSGGEWIPPFEQAFSNVMRTGIQILRNYSKSFVLWNMALDENNGPTVPGFGRSTCRGIVQVNQQTKELTYTLDYYALAHFSAVIRPKAVRIESTSSDDGICSVAFKNADGSVALVLFNDGEETGNIQVKLRDDVLMEFQLESKSVLSVLITD from the coding sequence ATGACTACATTCAAAATGTACAAATCCACGGGTGAAGAAGATTTATTCGTATCTCTATCCCAAGAGCAATTAAAGCCTCTGGATGCTGATAAGGAGACAACGACCATCCATCTGGATGATCAGCTAATGTATCAGGAGATGGACGGATTTGGTGCTTCTTTTACCGATTCATCTGCTTATCTAATCAACCAAATCTTGAATGAGGAACAACGGGATGAGGTCATGACCCGACTATTCCATCCAGAGAAAGGGATCGGGCTGTCGGTCATCCGTAATCCGATGGGCGCTTCGGACTATGCGAGAACGGTATACAGTTATAACGATATGCCAGAACAGCAGACAGACCCCGAATTAACCCAATTCAGCATTGCACATGATGAAGGGGACGTTATTCCTTTAACACAAAAGGCGTTGGCATTGAATCCTGAACTGAAGCTGTTTGCTTCACCATGGAGTGCACCCGGATGGATGAAAACGAGTGGATCAATGATCACCGGACAGTTGAAGGCTGAATGGTATCCCGTTTATGCTGAATATTTCGTGAAATACATTCAAGCCTATGCCAAGCATGGATTACCAATCCATGCCATCACACCACAGAATGAGGCGCTGTATGAACCAGGGCACTATCCTGGTATGTTGATGCCAGCCGAAGCCCAAGCAGACTTTATCAAAAACCATCTTAAACCAGCCTTTGTTAAAAACAATATTCAAACCAAAATTCTCTGTTACGATCACAACTGGGATCAACCGGACTATTCACTGACCGTGCTGGAACAAGCAGGAGAGGAAGTAGACGGAGTGGCCTGGCACTGGTACGGGGGCGATGCATCTGCTCAAACGAAGGTTTATGAAGCTTTTGCAGGTAAAGAAGTGCATTTCACTGAAGGTTCAGGTGGAGAGTGGATTCCGCCATTTGAGCAGGCCTTCTCAAATGTGATGCGAACGGGAATTCAGATTCTTCGCAATTATAGCAAGTCCTTTGTACTTTGGAATATGGCACTAGATGAGAATAATGGGCCTACGGTTCCTGGTTTTGGTCGGAGTACGTGTCGGGGTATCGTGCAAGTGAATCAGCAAACAAAGGAACTTACGTATACACTTGATTATTATGCTCTGGCTCATTTCAGTGCTGTGATCCGTCCGAAGGCTGTTCGGATTGAATCAACATCCAGTGATGATGGAATTTGTTCTGTGGCTTTTAAAAATGCCGATGGTTCCGTAGCTTTAGTCCTCTTCAATGATGGGGAGGAGACGGGCAACATACAGGTTAAGCTGCGCGACGATGTATTGATGGAGT